Proteins from a single region of Ziziphus jujuba cultivar Dongzao chromosome 1, ASM3175591v1:
- the LOC107416573 gene encoding uncharacterized protein LOC107416573: MALEAATFSIPTSSSSSSNEKVSEPQTTSKGAPQCSVTCVYQAKLADMYYIVSVTWCKNLTSHALSITVENPPQENRYTCKIDLKAWQFWGKKGLKSFEIDGTRADIFWDFRQAKFTSATEPCSDYYVALVSNEEVVLLLGDLKKDAFKRARSRPSLDEATLLHKKESVYGKKMFSTRTMVGTDHKEHEIVIENSLSGPGDPEMNIRVDGAVAVRIMNLNWRFRGNETVMVNNVPLQIFWDVHDWLFSGPGSGQGLFIFKPGKLDGESNNSNPDERNCSDGIITEFSHFLYAWKTE; this comes from the coding sequence ATGGCTCTTGAAGCTGCAACCTTCTCCATTCCaacctcatcatcatcatcatctaatgAGAAAGTTTCTGAGCCTCAAACAACAAGCAAGGGAGCTCCTCAATGTTCTGTTACCTGTGTATACCAAGCCAAATTAGCCGATATGTATTACATTGTCTCGGTGACATGGTGCAAAAACCTTACTAGCCATGCCCTTAGCATCACAGTAGAAAATCCTCCCCAAGAAAACCGCTACACTtgcaaaattgatttaaaagcTTGGCAGTTCTGGGGCAAGAAAGGTCTCAAATCTTTTGAAATAGATGGAACAAGAGCAGACATTTTCTGGGATTTTCGACAGGCGAAATTCACCAGCGCCACGGAGCCATGTTCAGATTATTATGTTGCCTTGGTATCCAATGAAGAGGTGGTTTTACTGCTGGGAGATTTAAAGAAAGACGCTTTTAAGAGAGCTAGGTCTAGACCGTCCTTGGATGAAGCTACCTTGTTGCACAAGAAAGAGAGTGTATATgggaaaaaaatgttttcaacCAGAACCATGGTTGGTACAGACCATAAAGAGCATGAAATTGTTATTGAGAACTCACTATCAGGGCCTGGTGATCCGGAAATGAATATCAGAGTTGATGGGGCAGTGGCGGTTCGGATCATGAACTTGAATTGGAGATTCAGAGGGAATGAGACTGTGATGGTGAATAATGTACCTCTGCAAATTTTCTGGGATGTTCATGATTGGTTGTTCAGCGGCCCTGGCTCAGGCCAGGGATTGTTTATCTTCAAGCCAGGAAAGCTAGATGGAGAATCTAACAATAGTAACCCAGATGAAAGAAATTGCAGTGATGGAATAATTACTGAGTTTTCCCATTTTCTATACGCCTGGAAAACTGAATAA
- the LOC107416563 gene encoding kinesin-like protein KIN-14F, producing the protein MPQENGNSNSNFTTNSPCKNMRGIKALNSQNEAPYAFTEEIINDFELAQRKAEEAASRRYQAAEWLRQMDHGASGTLSKEPSEEEFCLALRNGLILCNVLNKVNPGAVLKVVENPIIAVQSTEGAAQSAIQYFENMRNFLEAVKEMKLLTFEASDLEKGGSSSKVVDCILCLKGYYEWKQAGGIGVWRYGGTVRITSFPKGSPSSLVGSETTDESLDDSESSQYEQLLEFLHLSNEVSIEESRTANVLAFLFDRFGLGLLQAYLQETNEIDDLPLNSMVIDTLLSKVVKDFTALLVSQGTQLGIFLKKILKSDMGNLSKSEFIEAISRYLSQRTSLASSDVSKFCICGGKREVVRHIISPSSGDREIIDIQQKHLQELKSSFHETKLDVKQKHSHWEEELRRLEHHIKDLQVASNSYHKVLEENRILYNQVQDLKGTIRVYCRVRPFLPGQSNGQSTVDYIGENGNIMIVNPMKQGKEARRVFSFNKVFGTNVTQEQIYVDTQPLVRSVLDGFNVCIFAYGQTGSGKTYTMSGPDLTSEVTWGVNYRALRDLFQISKARIDLIRYEVAVQMIEIYNEQVRDLLVSDGSNRRLDIRNNSQLNGLNVPDASLVRVTCTQDVLDLMKIGQKNRAVGATALNERSSRSHSVLTVHVHGKELVSGSILRGCLHLVDLAGSERVDKSEAVGERLKEAQHINRSLSALGDVISALAQKSAHVPYRNSKLTQVLQDSLGGQAKTMMFVHINPEVNALGETISTLKFAERVASIDLGAARSNKETGELRELKDEISNLKLALEKKEAELEHKGGSTKSTIDSQKARAVSPFRIPRLKPETSQRPLDDTKISEARSCSSGKQRRSRFPSGFTEKDTMPKIPFMAEDKLASSGKPRSPSPPVRRSISTDRGAHIRSRVKGDAADNQPIAKIPFPARVPVNKSLATMPMILPSTDNNSRVQISAQDQTRQENISDTLYSLQKVMTTKKVHQEHEEEQFKQALNIRQGGIRKSKPENKAKAKQHQIIPTRLQKSDVMTTLLSDLEVGSEKVEEPPLKSDFSEPENEHVPLGSPVHAALKVKRIRQNLSRNSQNLEPRGLVQAVEPLLGGKLENKLPNGGIRYPNQKETSNVSMPEFRRSRSTPRGKFFMLP; encoded by the exons ATGCCACAAGAAAACGGCAACTCCAATtcaaatttcacgaccaactcTCCTTGCAAAAACATGAGAGGAATAAAGGCTCTGAACTCTCAAAATGAAGCTCCATATGCATTCACTGAGGAGATTATCAATGACTTTGAATTGGCTCAGAGAAAAGCCGAAGAAGCAG CTTCAAGGAGGTACCAAGCCGCTGAATGGCTGCGTCAGATGGACCATGGTGCCTCAGGAACACTGTCCAAAGAACCTTCCGAGGAAGAGTTCTGCCTGGCACTCCGCAATGGCCTCATTCTTTGCAACGTTCTCAACAAAGTCAATCCCGGCGCTGTTCTCAAG GTGGTGGAAAATCCAATTATAGCAGTTCAGTCAACAGAAGGGGCTGCACAGTCTGCAATTCAATACTTTGAGAACATGAGGAATTTCCTTGAGGCTGTTAAAGAAATGAAGCTCTTGACATTTGAAGCCTCTGATTTGGAAAAG GGAGGCTCATCAAGTAAAGTAGTGGATTGCATTCTATGCCTCAAAGGATATTATGAATGGAAGCAAGCAGGTGGGATTGGAGTGTGGAGATATGGAGGGACGGTGAGGATCACGTCTTTCCCAAAAGGATCCCCATCCTCCTTGGTTGGCAGTGAAACCACCGATGAGTCATTGGATGATTCTGAATCGTCACAGTATGAACAGCTATTAGAATTTCTCCATCTTTCTAATGAGGTCTCAATTGAAGAGTCTAGAACTGCCAATGTTCTTGCTTTCCTTTTCGATCGTTTTGGACTTGGACTTCTACAGGCCTACCTTCAAGAGACTAATGAGATTGATGATTTGCCTTTGAATTCAATG GTAATTGACACTTTACTCAGTAAGGTAGTCAAGGATTTCACAGCATTGCTTGTTTCTCAAGGAACTCAG CTTGGAATATTCTTGAAGAAAATACTGAAAAGTGATATGGGTAATCTATCTAAATCTGAATTTATAGAAGCCATTTCACGCTATCTTAGTCAAAGAACTAGTTTGGCTTCAAGTGATGTGTCCAAATTCTGTATCTGTGGTGGCAAACGCGAGGTTGTTCGGCATATAATCAGTCCCTCATCTGGTGACCGGGAGATAATTGACATTCAACAGAAACATCTTCAG GAGCTCAAATCGTCTTTCCATGAGACAAAACTGGATGTCAAACAGAAACATTCCCACTGGGAGGAAGAACTTAGAAGGCTTG AGCATCATATTAAGGATCTACAAGTGGCCTCCAACTCCTACCACAAAGTTCTAGAGGAAAATCGCATTCTTTACAATCAAGTCCAGGACCTTAAAG GAACTATTAGAGTTTATTGTAGAGTGAGGCCCTTCTTACCAGGGCAATCAAATGGGCAGTCCACTGTGGATTACATTGGAGAAAATGGAAATATCATGATTGTCAATCCCATGAAGCAGGGAAAAGAAGCAAGGAGggtgttttcatttaacaaagttTTTGGAACGAATGTCACACAAG AGCAAATATACGTTGACACTCAGCCATTGGTCCGGTCTGTTCTAGATGGTTTTAATGTTTGCATCTTTGCTTATGGACAAACTGGCTCAGGGAAGACATACACAATG AGTGGTCCGGATTTGACAAGCGAAGTAACATGGGGTGTAAACTATCGAGCCCTGCGTGACTTATTTCAAATATCGAAGGCAAGGATAGATTTAATAAGATATGAAGTTGCAGTGCAGATGATAGAGATATACAATGAACAAGTGAGAGACCTTCTAGTCAGTGATGGTTCTAACAGAAGAT TGGACATAAGAAACAATTCTCAACTGAATGGCCTTAATGTCCCCGACGCCAGTTTGGTTCGAGTTACTTGTACCCAAGATGTTCTTGATTTGATGAAGATTGGCCAAAAGAATCGTGCAGTAGGGGCTACAGCTCTAAATGAGAGGAGTAGCCGTTCACATAG TGTTTTAACAGTTCATGTCCATGGAAAAGAGTTGGTGTCTGGATCTATTCTTAGGGGATGCCTCCATCTTGTGGATTTAGCTGGAAGCGAGAGGGTGGATAAATCTGAGGCTGTTGGTGAGAGACTAAAAGAAGCCCAACATATAAATAGATCGCTTTCTGCACTTGGAGATGTCATTTCTGCTCTTGCACAAAAGAGTGCTCATGTTCCTTACAGAAACAGCAAGCTTACTCAAGTGCTGCAAGATTCTTTAG GTGGGCAAGCCAAGACAATgatgtttgtacatataaaccCTGAAGTTAATGCTCTTGGGGAAACAATTAGTACACTTAAGTTTGCTGAAAGGGTTGCTTCCATAGACCTCGGGGCAGCTCGATCCAATAAAGAAACTGGTGAACTTCGAGAACTTAAAGACGAG ATATCAAACCTTAAACTGGCATTGGAGAAAAAGGAAGCTGAGCTAGAACATAAAGGTGGGAGTACTAAAAGCACCATTGACTCCCAAAAAGCAAGGGCTGTTTCACCTTTTCGCATTCCAAGATTGAAGCCTGAAACCTCTCAAAGACCTTTGGATGATACTAAGATCTCTGAA GCTAGAAGTTGTTCTTCAGGAAAGCAAAGGAGGTCGAGGTTTCCCTCAGGTTTTACAGAGAAGGATACTATGCCAAAGATACCATTCATGGCTGAAGATAAACTAGCAAGCTCTGGAAAGCCAAGATCACCATCTCCTCCTGTTAGAAGATCAATATCTACTGATAGAGGAGCCCATATTAGAAGCAGAGTTAAGGGTGATGCGGCCGATAACCAACCAATTGCAAAAATACCATTTCCAGCAAGAGTTCCTGTTAATAAATCTCTTGCAACAATGCCAATGATACTTCCATCAACTGATAACAACTCGAGAGTACAAATTAGTGCACAAGATCAGACAAGGCAAGAGAACATTTCAGATACATTGTACAGCCTTCAGAAGGTGATGACTACCAAGAAAGTACACCaagaacatgaagaagaacAGTTTAAACAAGCTCTTAATATAAGACAAGGTGGTATAAGGAAAAGCAAGCCTGAGAATAAAGCTAAGGCAAAGCAGCACCAAATAATCCCAACCAGGCTTCAAAAGTCAGATGTGATGACAACATTGCTTTCAGACTTAGAAGTTGGCAGTGAAAAGGTGGAGGAGCCTCCTCTCAAGAGTGACTTTTCTGAGCCAGAAAATGAGCATGTTCCTCTTGGTTCACCTGTGCATGCTGCATTGAAGGTGAAAAGGATTCGTCAAAACTTGTCAAGGAATTCGCAGAATCTTGAACCAAG AGGACTAGTGCAGGCAGTGGAGCCATTACTGGGAGGTAAACTTGAAAACAAGCTTCCAAATGGTGGAATTCGTTATCCAAACCAAAAGGAAACCAGCAATGTATCCATGCCCGAGTTCAGGAGGAGCCGTTCTACACCTCGTGGGAAATTTTTTATGTTACCTTGA